A single genomic interval of Alistipes provencensis harbors:
- a CDS encoding NYN domain-containing protein — MELNDKKFAVLIDADNISHRKIKDILDEIANYGTPTIKRIYGDFTNPKFAAWKEVLLENSITPIQQYAYTTGKNATDSALIIDAMDILHKEGVDGFCIVSSDSDYTRLASRIRESGKEVLGFGEKKTPKPFIKSCDKFIYVEILGQTPPPEKAVPAKKKAGTKKPAEAELPIEPVAEPAGEKKQVQDGGHASTIIRPFDDEFRTLLENTIDDAADDSGWASLGDVGSVLSKKMPDFDPRNYGYKKLSLLIRALSDAVDMKTEQQRIFVRNRLG; from the coding sequence ATGGAACTGAACGACAAAAAATTCGCCGTGCTGATCGATGCCGACAACATTTCGCATCGCAAGATAAAGGATATTCTGGACGAGATCGCCAACTACGGCACGCCGACGATAAAACGTATTTACGGGGATTTCACCAATCCGAAATTCGCCGCGTGGAAAGAGGTGCTGCTGGAGAACTCCATTACGCCCATTCAGCAGTATGCCTATACCACGGGCAAGAATGCGACGGATTCGGCGCTGATTATCGACGCGATGGACATTCTGCACAAGGAGGGCGTGGACGGGTTCTGCATCGTGTCGAGCGACAGCGACTACACGCGCCTTGCCAGCCGCATCCGCGAATCGGGCAAGGAGGTGCTGGGATTCGGCGAGAAGAAGACGCCGAAGCCGTTCATCAAGTCGTGTGACAAGTTCATCTACGTCGAGATTCTCGGGCAGACGCCTCCGCCGGAGAAGGCGGTCCCTGCGAAGAAGAAAGCGGGCACGAAAAAGCCTGCCGAAGCCGAGCTTCCGATTGAGCCCGTTGCGGAACCCGCCGGGGAGAAGAAGCAGGTGCAGGACGGGGGACATGCCTCGACGATCATCCGGCCGTTCGACGACGAATTCCGCACGCTGCTGGAAAACACGATCGACGACGCGGCCGACGACAGCGGCTGGGCCTCTTTGGGCGACGTGGGCAGCGTGCTGTCGAAGAAGATGCCCGATTTCGACCCCCGTAACTACGGGTACAAGAAACTCTCGCTCCTGATTCGGGCGCTTTCCGATGCGGTGGACATGAAGACCGAGCAGCAGCGGATATTTGTCCGCAACCGGCTGGGGTAG
- a CDS encoding DedA family protein: MEFLLDFILHIDQYLIRIVQDYHLWTYAILFLIVFCETGLVITPFLPGDSLLFVAGAISALPGVPLEIHLLVLILFAAAVAGDSSNYMIGHFFGRRLFSNPNSRIFKQSYIDKTQTFYEKYGGKTIILARFVPIVRTFAPFVAGMGRMHYARFMLFNLVGGAAWVALFCYAGYFFGDLPFVQHNLELLIVAIIVVSVLPAVVEVVRARMKTRKIIVP, from the coding sequence ATGGAGTTTCTGCTGGATTTCATTCTGCATATCGATCAATACCTCATCCGTATCGTCCAAGACTACCACCTGTGGACATACGCCATCCTGTTCCTCATCGTCTTCTGCGAAACCGGGCTGGTCATCACCCCGTTCCTGCCCGGCGACTCGCTGCTGTTCGTCGCAGGGGCCATTTCGGCCCTGCCCGGCGTGCCGCTCGAAATACACCTCCTCGTGCTGATCCTCTTCGCCGCCGCCGTGGCCGGCGACTCCAGCAACTACATGATCGGCCACTTCTTCGGCCGCAGGCTCTTCAGCAATCCGAATTCCCGGATTTTCAAGCAAAGCTACATAGACAAGACACAAACGTTCTACGAGAAATACGGCGGCAAAACCATCATTCTCGCGCGGTTCGTGCCCATCGTCCGTACCTTCGCACCGTTCGTCGCCGGAATGGGCCGGATGCATTACGCCCGCTTCATGCTGTTCAACCTGGTCGGCGGAGCCGCTTGGGTGGCGCTATTCTGCTATGCGGGCTACTTTTTCGGAGACCTGCCGTTCGTACAGCATAACCTCGAACTGCTCATCGTCGCCATCATCGTCGTCTCGGTCCTGCCCGCCGTCGTCGAAGTGGTGCGCGCCCGGATGAAAACCCGGAAAATAATCGTACCTTAG
- a CDS encoding NAD(P)H-dependent flavin oxidoreductase yields MENRITTLFGIRYPVIAGGMVWCSGWRLAAAVSEAGGLGLIGSGSMTPELLREHIRKCRAATSRPFGVNVPLAYRYTPELMDVIVEERVPAVFTSAGSPATWTGRLHDAGCRVAHVVSSSKFARKSRDAGVDAVVAEGFEAGGHNGREETTTMALIPQVRQAVDLPLIAAGGIATGAGMLAAFALGAEGCQLGTRFALSQESSACEAFKQRCVEVQEGDTILTLKKVVPTRLVRNDFCRTVEEAENRGAGAEELSALIGRGRPKRGIFEGDLSEGELEIGQIAALIDDLPSAGDILRRLVAEYEAAREALRPL; encoded by the coding sequence ATGGAAAACAGAATCACGACCCTCTTCGGCATCCGCTATCCCGTCATTGCGGGCGGGATGGTGTGGTGCAGCGGCTGGCGGCTGGCCGCCGCCGTCAGCGAAGCCGGCGGGCTGGGGCTGATCGGCTCCGGCTCGATGACGCCCGAGCTGCTGCGCGAACACATCCGCAAATGCCGGGCGGCCACCTCCCGGCCGTTCGGCGTCAACGTGCCGCTGGCCTATCGCTATACGCCCGAGTTGATGGATGTCATCGTCGAAGAACGGGTTCCGGCGGTCTTCACCTCGGCGGGCAGTCCCGCGACATGGACCGGACGCCTGCACGACGCGGGCTGCCGCGTGGCGCATGTGGTGTCGAGCTCGAAATTCGCACGCAAGAGCCGCGATGCGGGGGTGGATGCCGTGGTGGCCGAAGGATTCGAGGCCGGAGGACACAACGGCCGTGAGGAGACGACGACGATGGCGCTCATCCCGCAGGTGCGGCAGGCCGTCGACCTGCCGCTCATCGCCGCGGGAGGCATCGCCACGGGAGCCGGGATGCTGGCCGCGTTCGCCTTGGGCGCCGAGGGATGCCAACTGGGGACACGCTTCGCCCTGTCGCAGGAGAGCTCGGCCTGCGAAGCGTTCAAACAACGGTGTGTGGAAGTGCAGGAAGGCGACACGATCCTGACGCTCAAGAAAGTCGTCCCGACACGCCTCGTCCGCAACGACTTCTGCCGCACGGTCGAAGAGGCTGAGAACCGCGGCGCCGGTGCCGAAGAACTGTCGGCGCTGATCGGCCGCGGACGGCCCAAACGGGGAATCTTCGAGGGAGACCTCAGCGAAGGGGAACTGGAAATCGGACAGATCGCCGCGCTTATCGACGACCTGCCGTCGGCCGGCGACATCCTCCGCCGCCTCGTCGCCGAGTACGAAGCCGCGCGCGAAGCTCTCCGACCGCTCTGA
- the mltG gene encoding endolytic transglycosylase MltG yields MSKKTLLWSLAAVFVVVIVAGVAVRQQFYGNAVAEEYDLYVSSRAEYGQAVDSLLPRIRHQRAFGAYARRIDLGATFKPGHYVLKPGMSVIEVARMLKLGMQTPVRVTINNVRIPAQLAQKLARQIDADSAAIMQALTSKKLAAEVGFDSVTLFSMFIPDSYEFYWTVTPEEFVKRMKREYDRFWTPERDAKRKRSGLSRMEVMTLASIVYEETRKTDEMPRIAGVYVNRLRKGIPLQADPTVKYAMQDFALRRILYKHLKYQSPYNTYINKGLPPSPICMPGKNAIDAVLDFEKHDYIFFCARPTFDGYHNFARTLSEHNANARAYSAELNRRKIK; encoded by the coding sequence ATGTCTAAAAAAACTTTGCTCTGGAGCCTTGCGGCTGTGTTCGTTGTCGTGATCGTGGCCGGTGTCGCCGTGCGGCAGCAGTTTTATGGAAATGCCGTGGCCGAAGAGTACGACCTTTATGTGAGCAGCCGTGCCGAATACGGTCAGGCGGTGGATTCGCTGCTGCCCCGTATCCGGCATCAGCGGGCTTTCGGGGCCTATGCCCGCCGGATAGATTTGGGTGCGACGTTCAAACCCGGTCACTATGTGCTGAAGCCCGGCATGAGTGTTATTGAGGTGGCGCGCATGCTCAAACTGGGAATGCAGACGCCCGTGCGGGTGACGATCAACAACGTGCGCATTCCCGCACAACTGGCGCAGAAACTCGCCCGGCAGATCGACGCCGATTCCGCGGCGATCATGCAGGCGCTGACCTCGAAGAAGCTGGCCGCGGAGGTCGGGTTCGACAGCGTGACGCTCTTTTCTATGTTCATTCCCGACAGCTATGAGTTTTACTGGACGGTGACGCCCGAAGAGTTCGTGAAGCGCATGAAGCGCGAATACGACCGGTTCTGGACTCCGGAGCGCGACGCCAAGCGCAAGCGCAGCGGGCTGAGCCGGATGGAGGTGATGACGCTGGCGTCGATCGTCTATGAGGAGACCCGCAAGACCGACGAGATGCCCCGCATCGCCGGGGTTTACGTCAACCGCCTGCGCAAGGGGATTCCCCTGCAGGCCGACCCCACGGTGAAGTATGCCATGCAGGATTTCGCGCTGCGGCGCATCCTCTACAAGCACCTGAAATATCAGTCGCCCTACAATACTTATATAAATAAGGGGCTTCCTCCCTCGCCCATCTGCATGCCCGGGAAGAACGCCATCGACGCCGTGCTCGATTTCGAGAAGCACGACTACATTTTCTTCTGCGCCCGGCCTACGTTCGACGGCTATCACAACTTTGCGCGGACCCTGAGCGAGCACAATGCCAACGCCCGGGCCTACAGCGCCGAGCTGAATCGGCGCAAGATCAAATAA
- a CDS encoding L-threonylcarbamoyladenylate synthase codes for MLAKIYEQNPSEKELRRVVDLLERDEIIIYPTDSVYAFGCSLRSAKAIDKLRRIKGKGNGEFAVVFENIAQIAEYCRVDNAVFRILKRNLPGPFTFVLAASARIPDKALERRRTIGVRIPASAVARAVVGALGCPMITTSVKDDDEVVEYTTDPELIHERYGSDVALVIDGGIGDNVPTTVVDLTGDEPEILREGKGELE; via the coding sequence ATGCTTGCCAAGATTTACGAACAGAACCCTTCGGAGAAGGAGCTGCGCCGGGTGGTGGACCTTTTGGAGCGGGATGAGATCATCATCTATCCCACCGACAGCGTCTATGCCTTCGGCTGTTCGCTGCGCTCGGCCAAGGCCATCGACAAACTGCGCCGCATCAAGGGCAAGGGGAACGGAGAGTTCGCCGTGGTCTTTGAGAACATCGCCCAGATCGCGGAATACTGCCGGGTGGACAACGCCGTGTTCCGGATTCTGAAACGCAATCTTCCCGGACCGTTCACCTTCGTGCTGGCGGCTTCGGCGCGCATTCCGGACAAGGCCCTCGAACGACGCCGCACGATCGGCGTCCGCATTCCGGCCAGCGCCGTGGCGCGTGCGGTGGTCGGGGCGCTGGGGTGTCCGATGATTACGACCTCGGTGAAGGACGACGACGAGGTGGTGGAGTATACGACCGACCCTGAACTGATTCACGAACGCTACGGCAGCGACGTGGCGCTGGTCATCGACGGCGGAATCGGCGACAACGTGCCCACGACGGTCGTGGACCTCACGGGCGATGAGCCCGAGATACTGCGCGAGGGCAAGGGAGAATTGGAATAG